GTTTTTAATAAAAGCGgcaaaatttgagaaaaagaggTGAAGTTTGAATCGAAATCCATCAACTGAGTTATGAATATTTAAAGTTTAAATTTGTGACGTTATCAAAACCAACTTATTCAAATGGTGAAATTCGCAATGTATGATTTTTGATAAAAGAAAGTAATGTGAAAGAAATATACGGAGCCTtcaaagtgccatcgacttaacgacttggcgagatactatCTTgtcatgtcgacataataaccttattatgtcgacatggcgagatacgttatctagtcaagtcgacttataaaaagttatatgtcgacatggcgagatacgttatcttgccaatTTGACTTATAAaacgttatatgtcaacatggcgagatattttatcttgcatagtcgacttataaaacattatatgtcgacatggcgagatatgaagtgtccgAGGCCCGGCGAGAGTCCAAatatctcgccaagttgacaAATAacctttttataagtcgacttggcaagataacgtatttcgccatgtcgacatataactttttacaagtctacttggcgagataacgtatctcgccatgtcgacatattaaggttattatgtcgacatggcaagataaagtatctcgccaagtcgtcaagtcgatggcactttaaaggctccgtggAAATATGATATGACGATAGTCAAATTACGCCTAAGAATTTCTACACGTCACTTTAGTTTGATATTGTGATGCAACTTGCTCAGTCATAATTATATCGTTTaccttatacatgttatattccACCGAATGACCAACCTCTcgtaaaattatttcaaaagtgGTATGTTTTGGGACAAAAAATAGGCGAAAAGGTTATTTCgctaaataaaatattttttcttattattgCTCTGAATAAAAAGGCGGACTCGATAATATACCTATCATCTACACCATAAAAAAATGTCCATATAATTACGATAATGCATTTAGTACCGATTTATTCACTTTCTTGTTCATTGTAACAACGTATCACAACAAATCTTTATATTTCGAAATTGTATTGAATGTATCATGTGTCCTATTTTTACGTATTGTtcgttttgtgttttttttttagacggCGGCACTTATAGTGGCGGCAATGAAAGTTGGGCATGGCCTGTCGATGTCAGCCGGAGGTTATTTAGAAAAAAGGCTTGGAGTAAGGCTGGCCACATTCATCGGGGCTGTCGTTTTCAAGTAAGTTTAttctttctcttcatcttcCATGTTTGCTTGGcatctttcattttcttgttgATGTTGTGGTAAGTTGGCGCTTTAGAAAGAAGCATTAAAAAGCCATTTTTGTAGAGATTTGTGGAGATGGCGCTATCAACGAAATCAATTTGATTACGTCAGTTTAAGCGCGAAAGGGCGCTTGGCCCTTTCCTTGCACTGTACTGGTTTTCTCTtactccttctcctcctcttcctcctttccttcttctcttcATCCTTTAgcgatttagcgatgatttatcataacttaatcacaaatacaatagacaaatgacatatcattgtaaagcttaggatCCCTTAGGATGTCCTCTTTCGGCTGGTATAACAAACAAGATTTTTCAtccacgcatgagtgagtaaaaacaatttgaagaaaggatagcaaaaattcatttggcgggggcgtaaaaatttcaaaaagaaaataacatgcctaaaagttcaatatctgctctacTTTAATTTGATCGCTGAATCGCacaaaatggtcaagaaataacaaagttatgtttCTTCGAAacgatgcttgtatttccataatttcatgaaacatactAAACTGCCGCTGCTAATggtagaatattttttttaatcggcaTTCTGAAGATGTACATGTCCTCAACATGCCTATAAACCAGGGGCGGAAatacacaggggcggatccagccttcgctaataggggggggggggtggacatattttccccgatcggcagctcgaagatgatttgtgtttgtttctttgaaggggtagtcctcattagtcacttcttagctttattcttattatttcatatataatatcataatccttacttatatgatgcgagcgcgaagcgcgagctattttttttttaaattttgtgtattttttcctaaaatttgaacattctgggcaatgtttgttatcctgaaaaatgtgtatgcaacttaataattactacgaacgcaaagcgcgagcagaaatgaactgatggaaaagaaacctgttaaagactgcgtgcagttagcatttaacaatcaaataatgcgagcgcgaagcgcaatctgatttttttttacattttcacctaaagaatggaaattctaagcactttttgtaactcaagcagaataggtatgtaagtagacaattgatgcgagcgcgaagcgcgagcggaaaatttcgagatttagtcctataatatttactgaacgagacactctattcatgttttgtaaatcatgaaaaggatgagtattgataatgcgagcgcaaagcgcgagcagaaaatttgtatatacgttttgaactggtacctgttaaagactgcttgcacttGGCCATGAaagcgttacatatttcaacaatcaaaaaaatcgaacgcgaagcgcgagctgaaaatttttgaaaatctctaaagaaagaatggaaaattttaatcaatttttgtaatcgtgaacaggatagctatataattcaacaattgatgcgagcgcgaagcgcgagcagaatttttttttcgagatttagacctaaaaatgggccactctgttcatgttttgtaaacagccataggctaatcgagggctttttaccgtgtttaaataaaataaatcaatcaaaatcaatgttttgtaaatcatgaaaaggatgagtaatagggggtcttcctacattaataatgcgagcacaaagcgcgagcagaaaaattttgtaattgtgatctgaaactcattaaactttgatattccgatctgaaaaaaagagtcaattacagctttatatttcaagcactttgtaaacTAGTAATATGTTGTTTTTTCGATATACATCTGCatgtttaccatgtttacaggTGGACTGGCACCTAACACCACGTGCATCCaaactttgtatttttatcttaCGTTGCAGTGTGGGAGTATTTGCCTCTGCATGGGCAATGACAGTTTCATTTTACTTCCTACTTTTCACCTATGGCTTCCTGTTTGGTTTCGGGAGCGGACTTGCCTACACCCCTCCTTTGATCTGTGTTATGAAGGTAAGAACATgcacattggcccgtattctgaagtcggtttaacgtagaccatggtctaattctgtactaaaattatgggaaaccaaatatgtataaaaaaaaaagaaaatacattgtatgtatGCTTCATATGTTCACTGCATGTGCTCTAAAGTAGTGAAGACAactatcttatttatccttcccagacagttaagaatgatttgatagTCAATGAGCTGATACTACGAACCTCTAACTGTcagagatttatgtcacaatgggctatccatagttaaacgacaactttaattttctttaaaatgataccctacatgatgtgattatggttcacatggaggtgcagtgctttgacatgtggggcaaggtcaaaattcaaaagttgcaaaattacacaatattgaaagtcactgtttttttttcagtggtgatgagtgggtttctcagcggtttcttttaattattttcatgcaccttacattaatatggaatcaaacacacctctgcacaagcaaacacataacaaacatgcattgGTTTTTCAAACCACGAcccaaaccatgttatctcacagaaccattactacagaagcaggggcttgatttaaatggatttcatctctattgacacagacaaaggaatcatgttctgtattgaaccttgatgactatttctgctcgttttgcagcttttcaatttagacctcatccaacacttttgaatcctgctcttttcatgatggcatgatcataacaagcatgttatcattttaaagggaattaaaagatcttttgaatgatatcaaatatgcattgtgtaaaattgggagttgaaattaatggccaaacacagatttccaaacttttctTGAGGggtttataatcatcatcattattgttgttatgaTCATTACCATCAGcagcaccaccatcatcgtattcatcaccatcatcatcaccgacATCACCACCAtagtcattatcataatcatcatcaccaccgccatcatcatcatcatcgtattcattaccaccatcatcatcgccatcaccatGACCATCAATAAGAAATTTTAATAATCCAATGTTAATAAAATCCAATCCTTCTCCCTTCATTTTTCCCTGTTAGTGGATGCCTAATCATAAGGGTGTGGTCAACGGTTTGACCGTGGCCGGATTCGGAGCCGGTTCTTTGGTCTTCAACCTCGTCCAGACGCTCTTTATAAACCGGGATAACCTCCAACCTGACATCAGGGACACCGAACAAGGTGCTGAACAATGGTATGTTCAGTATCTTATTCAGGGGCGGTGTCGGGGTACTAtagagttttcgcatttacaCTCTCTACAACACaccgattcctttgaaaatgcaaattaaaTCACAATACATGctattgtcgaaagttggtagactgggacagcagatcatccgaagatttgcaccagACGAACAGTAACGCATGTATGCCGTTGTCctgagtcaagagattccggtGCTGTCGTAAATTTGCAATTTATAAAAATAGAATACTTGCGATTAATATTAGAACATAAAATTGACTTGTAATCAATTGAATTTTTCTCGCAACGCTCCAAtaatcttctattttttttgatggacatTCATTAGGTTTTATTCTCAGAATGAGGTCCTGGACCGCGTTCCTTTTTCGTTTATTCAACAAGGAATCATCTTCTCTATCATGCAAATCATTGGCATTGTTCTCCTTGGTGATCCACCAACCATCATCAAGAGATCAAGAAGATACGCCATCGTAAGTAGAGACATTCCTCTGTAATACGGGACAATTGTTTCCCTTTGATTGTAAGCAGAGTTAATGGTTTCGAGTagaaaatgatttcatatacATAATTATAGGCACCTTATTAATGAAAGTCTGTACTGCGTCTTTTATATCAGAAATCCCGCTATGAAGGCACTGATGTTCTTTTACAGTGGCTTTCCACATTTCCCGTATAGTCTAGATCAAATAGATTTGTTAACCGTATTATCGAgagtaattatttttcttttattctttagaGGCGTAAACAAAAACCGATAACCGAGAAATCGGGTATACTGATGAACGAACGACCTCTATCAGGTTCCGAAAACGACGACGACGGTTCAGCGACCGCAGAGGGCGCTACAGGAGATGTGCACCACGAACAGTCTTCTACGGGTGAGAGTGCCAACACTGGAATTCAAGCAGGGACAGCGATCGCTGAGGAAACTGATGGAGACAAGTCCCATCTAGACAACGGTGCTTCGACCTCGACGTCGAGGTCGTCCGGGGAATCGATGGGCGACTTGGACCGGAGATGGTCTGGGAAGACGCTGGCGCCGTTGGAGATGCTAAAGGACTCGTCCTTCTGGTATCTCGCCTCATCGTTCTGCATGAATAGTTTTGTCATCCTCTACATTACGTCTCTATACAAGGTATGGGTAGAGGTACAGTCAAATCTGGGTCCCGTTTCATCAAGATTTGAATATAGTAACACATTCACAATTTAACcaccagccaatcagatagaaggatttcagtagcttctaACTGTTATTACAAATTTCTtatcataacaagttttataaAAACGCACCCTGGGGCCCGTagcacaaaacttagcaatgatcgtagaatatttttttacgattgattctattgactacaatatacaatcaatcgtaaaaatcaagcgtacgatcaatggctaacctttgtgttacgagacCCTGGACGTCTTAGCCCGCGGACACTGACTTACGTATGGGGAACAGTTTTCTTAATTAAATACTCCTAGTTTTCCTGATCCTTGATAAATGAAGAATTGTCTTCTGTTTACAACAAACTGATCGAGAAGTCAgatgttttataattataacaacGAATCTTTTTGTGTTGCTCCTATAAGACAATTCTTGATATGAAATGTTGATCGAATGAGAAGACGGCGCTTGCCATACATACGTTCGCATATAGGTTGACTGAAATCCAGATGTGGCAATCCTTAGAAGGCCATTGTTTCCACTGAGTATATAGGAATACTTTGTATAGTTGAGGAATATTAAGAAGAAACACCAAAGGAAATGTGGGACACGATAGAGTGATGATGAGAAACGTGTTGGTTGTTGGTCCATGGTAAGATGAACCTTCCTGACAGGGGCCGCTTCAAGTTTGTGAAGACAGGGATCTTCATCTCGCcctttttattcacattttgacTGCGATAGTGATGTTGCTCAACTTGCCCCAACATGGCGGGGTAAATGGAACAATGAAGTAATAAAGATAGATTGTCATCTTGATCTTCATGTCGAGAAATGTTAaccaaaaaatttaaaatatttttttctacttaaACTCCAAAATTatagttatgattgatttcttgattgaaatgttttattttcttgtaatgTTTATCTGTCGCACATTACCTCCAATTTACTcgaacaagttttatgaaatgggacaaTACAATGAGGgcattttggttgattttgCTTCGCAATCTGAGCCTTGACAGCAACCTAATGTTATTTCTTCGAATCGTGGACATGGTGGACTACTGGTACCGGATGGTCCTTTTCAAAGCCTAAATGGAAATtatgagaaattaattttcaacgGATTGAGATAATTGTCCGAATTGTTTGCAAAGTGTAACTTTGTAAGTATTACCCATGTTTTATTACTACTTTACAGGCATATGGACAGACCTTTATTCGTGACGATCTGTTCCTGGCTATTGCGGGATCATGTGCCTCTGTCTCTAATGCCGTGGGTCGAGTGTTCTGGGGACATATAGCTGATAGATTTTCATTCAAGGTAaggttttaattatttatttaagaataattattttctgtaCATTCATCGCCAGACCTTCATGTTACCggtttatgtttttattcatcatgGAATCGCCGAGAACAGATCACCaaggagaaggaaaaaaaataattgaaaactatcactggcgtacagatggcgGCCCACTTGGGTCATTGCCACCATCTACcccatatgaaaaaaatcaaggacggagaaaaggggaaaatgaaaagaaattgaaggtaaatgtaaaataacatgTTTGATGTTACGTTAAAAGCtgtcacaaaattatattttttcatttcattaaataaaattgTCAGACTGTTTTGAAAATTTTCCCTTAACTAACGTTCTGCGTCCTCAGTCATTTCAGTATACTTGACTCATTACACCACCGCTAATGATGAAAACCTCAACAACTAAACCATAGCgtccggtttttttttcttttcaggtcTCTTTTATTACTCTGTCTGCCGTAATGTCCGTCTTCACATTTACATTTGGGTTAAGCTTCTACGGCAGCAAGATAATGTTCTTCATTTGGCTGGTTGTCATATTCTTCTCGATAGGGGGCGTCTTTTCTACCGCTCCAACGGCCACATCAAGGTAAGGCTTCACATCTTCGCCCTAAATAAATCACGACATTATGAAAGTTTACATGGAGTTATCGATTTGATTCGTTTCGATTTCGGTATTCTAATTCTTTAGCATTTGGACGAATTGTCCTTTGTCGAcatattctctttttttaatccttacacgataaggaaaaaaatagattttgctCTCTTCAAATGCAGAATGACGTTCTTTGGCATCTTTACGAATGTACTTTGCACCTTTTTATGCAGAGTTGTAACCTTCATAGGAGGAACACATTTGCACTTTTTAAATGCAAATAAATGCACCCAAAAGGGTGCAATGTTTTGGAAGGCGAACTGGCATTCCCGGATGCAT
This region of Lytechinus pictus isolate F3 Inbred chromosome 16, Lp3.0, whole genome shotgun sequence genomic DNA includes:
- the LOC129278715 gene encoding uncharacterized protein LOC129278715 codes for the protein MVVYIVSYIRYKGIDPHLTYQTAALIVAAMKVGHGLSMSAGGYLEKRLGVRLATFIGAVVFNVGVFASAWAMTVSFYFLLFTYGFLFGFGSGLAYTPPLICVMKWMPNHKGVVNGLTVAGFGAGSLVFNLVQTLFINRDNLQPDIRDTEQGAEQWFYSQNEVLDRVPFSFIQQGIIFSIMQIIGIVLLGDPPTIIKRSRRYAIRRKQKPITEKSGILMNERPLSGSENDDDGSATAEGATGDVHHEQSSTGESANTGIQAGTAIAEETDGDKSHLDNGASTSTSRSSGESMGDLDRRWSGKTLAPLEMLKDSSFWYLASSFCMNSFVILYITSLYKAYGQTFIRDDLFLAIAGSCASVSNAVGRVFWGHIADRFSFKVSFITLSAVMSVFTFTFGLSFYGSKIMFFIWLVVIFFSIGGVFSTAPTATSR